The following proteins are encoded in a genomic region of Haloarcula marina:
- a CDS encoding PfkB family carbohydrate kinase, with the protein MSLVTFGETALRFSPPDGQRFETARNVGLRADGAASTVAATASRLGGDAVWFSKLPDTPLGRRVVAELHEHGLETDVVWADPEDGRQGLTFHEAAAAPREDRLLQDRGDTAMGTLRPGELPMGQIQEADVVFTAGSTAALSETAADTTGALLRAAGGIRALDLDFHPGLWSAEEAHDTLSDLFDAVDLLFANEEQAKAVFDRTGRPRELVHTIAADYDFSRVVLTRSEHGVVAYHDNVLHEQDAIETGPPVDDARQHDVLVGAVLQQLIDGAPTDEALAHGSAAAALARTMPGPLTPIEPAEVERLVAANTDRGR; encoded by the coding sequence ATGTCGCTGGTGACCTTCGGTGAGACGGCCCTCCGATTCTCGCCGCCGGACGGACAACGCTTCGAGACCGCCCGAAACGTCGGCCTCCGCGCGGACGGCGCGGCCAGTACCGTCGCGGCCACGGCGAGTCGCCTGGGCGGCGATGCCGTCTGGTTCTCGAAACTCCCCGACACGCCGCTGGGTCGGCGCGTCGTCGCCGAACTCCACGAACACGGACTCGAAACGGACGTGGTCTGGGCGGACCCCGAGGACGGCCGACAAGGGCTGACCTTCCACGAGGCGGCCGCCGCGCCACGCGAAGACCGACTGCTTCAGGACCGCGGCGACACGGCGATGGGGACGCTGCGGCCCGGCGAACTCCCGATGGGACAGATTCAGGAGGCCGACGTGGTGTTTACCGCCGGGTCGACGGCGGCACTCTCGGAGACGGCGGCGGACACGACGGGCGCGTTGCTCCGGGCGGCCGGAGGTATCCGGGCGCTGGACCTCGATTTCCACCCCGGCCTCTGGAGCGCCGAGGAGGCCCACGACACCCTCTCGGACCTCTTCGACGCCGTCGACCTCCTCTTTGCCAACGAGGAGCAGGCGAAGGCCGTCTTCGACCGGACGGGGCGGCCCCGCGAACTCGTCCACACCATCGCCGCCGACTACGACTTCTCCCGGGTCGTCCTCACCCGGAGCGAACACGGCGTCGTCGCCTATCACGACAACGTCCTCCACGAACAGGACGCCATCGAGACGGGCCCGCCGGTCGACGACGCCCGACAGCACGACGTGTTGGTCGGCGCTGTCCTCCAGCAACTCATCGACGGCGCGCCGACCGACGAGGCGCTGGCGCACGGGAGCGCCGCGGCGGCGCTGGCCCGGACCATGCCGGGCCCGCTGACGCCTATCGAACCGGCGGAAGTCGAGCGACTGGTCGCGGCGAACACCGACCGGGGACGCTGA
- a CDS encoding carboxypeptidase-like regulatory domain-containing protein — protein sequence MARSRLSIALCVVALTGTLALAFTGGAAAQQEQTTLTVTVVDQNGDPVGDVDLSATWDGGEGGPVNETTRSNGQALVDVPEGADVTIRVTDDEYIRNQPFTVENASARTVEIDVARIARARITVRDTAGEAVSDARVQLYSDGRFITDQRTRENGTVRTPEIESGEYRLVVSKDGFFRNRTQVTIRNGATPTATLEEGSALVTVTVTDDHFEEPQAVRNASVTVSGAGTVQTLSNGQATISVPVNDDYDLRVTKDEYETADRRLVVREDNRSIDVTIRRTPSLSLVPDNQRVVVGETVRLRLTDEYGDTVGNVNVTQDGAVVGTTDESGMAVVPVESAGNVTFEAASDGLSTTATVEGVEPAAEETPTETATPTATATASPTATPTATTTTGGGGPGFTTVTVLLAVAALALLALRRR from the coding sequence ATGGCCCGGTCACGGTTGTCGATAGCCCTCTGTGTCGTCGCGCTCACGGGAACGCTCGCGCTCGCCTTCACCGGCGGCGCGGCCGCCCAGCAAGAACAGACGACGCTCACCGTCACCGTCGTCGACCAGAACGGTGACCCGGTCGGGGACGTGGACCTCTCGGCGACGTGGGACGGCGGCGAGGGCGGCCCGGTCAACGAGACGACGCGCTCGAACGGGCAGGCCCTCGTCGACGTGCCCGAGGGCGCGGACGTAACCATCCGCGTCACCGACGACGAGTACATCCGAAATCAGCCGTTCACCGTCGAGAACGCCTCCGCCCGCACCGTCGAAATCGACGTGGCACGCATCGCGAGAGCACGCATTACCGTCCGTGACACGGCCGGTGAGGCTGTCTCGGACGCCCGCGTTCAACTGTACAGCGACGGCCGATTCATCACGGACCAGCGAACGCGCGAGAACGGAACGGTCAGAACGCCCGAAATCGAGAGCGGCGAGTACCGACTCGTCGTCTCGAAAGACGGCTTCTTCCGCAACCGGACGCAGGTGACTATCCGGAACGGTGCGACGCCGACGGCCACGCTCGAAGAGGGGTCGGCGCTCGTCACGGTCACGGTCACGGACGACCACTTCGAAGAGCCACAGGCGGTCCGGAACGCCTCGGTCACCGTCTCGGGCGCCGGAACGGTCCAGACCCTCTCGAACGGGCAGGCGACCATCAGCGTCCCGGTCAACGACGACTACGACCTCAGGGTGACGAAAGACGAGTACGAGACGGCCGACCGCCGTCTCGTCGTCCGCGAGGACAACCGCTCCATCGACGTGACCATCCGGCGGACGCCGTCGCTCTCGCTCGTCCCGGACAATCAGCGGGTCGTCGTCGGTGAGACGGTCCGTCTCCGACTGACCGACGAGTACGGCGATACCGTCGGGAACGTCAACGTCACGCAGGACGGCGCAGTCGTCGGCACGACCGACGAATCCGGGATGGCCGTCGTGCCGGTCGAGTCCGCTGGGAACGTGACCTTCGAAGCGGCGAGCGACGGTCTCTCGACGACGGCTACCGTCGAGGGCGTCGAACCGGCCGCCGAGGAGACGCCGACCGAGACGGCGACGCCGACGGCCACTGCCACCGCGAGTCCGACCGCGACGCCGACGGCGACCACGACGACCGGCGGCGGCGGGCCGGGCTTTACCACGGTGACGGTCCTGCTGGCGGTGGCGGCGCTCGCGTTGCTGGCGCTCCGGCGTCGGTAA